The Mycolicibacterium mageritense genome contains a region encoding:
- the uraD gene encoding 2-oxo-4-hydroxy-4-carboxy-5-ureidoimidazoline decarboxylase → MGTSLRRFNEADPADAAAAVRPCLDVDRWVQAVVDGRPYRDVEAAVAVAQSAADPFTDDELTTALSHHPRIGERASGSSAEAGFSRAEQSGVSTDADVQSRLVDGNRAYEKRFGHVFLIRAAGRSSEEILAALEERLTNDPETEKAVMADQLRQIAVLRLQGVLT, encoded by the coding sequence ATGGGAACGTCACTGCGTCGCTTCAACGAAGCGGACCCCGCAGACGCCGCCGCAGCCGTCCGGCCGTGCCTCGACGTGGATCGCTGGGTGCAGGCCGTCGTCGACGGACGACCGTACCGTGACGTCGAGGCGGCGGTCGCGGTCGCGCAATCAGCGGCCGACCCGTTCACCGATGACGAGTTGACCACCGCGCTGAGCCACCATCCCCGGATCGGGGAGCGGGCGTCGGGCTCGAGCGCAGAAGCCGGGTTCTCGCGGGCCGAGCAATCCGGGGTGTCCACCGACGCCGACGTACAGAGTCGGCTGGTCGACGGCAACCGGGCGTACGAAAAGCGGTTCGGCCACGTGTTTTTGATCCGTGCGGCAGGCCGCAGCAGTGAGGAGATCCTCGCGGCGCTGGAAGAGCGCCTGACCAACGACCCCGAGACGGAGAAGGCGGTCATGGCCGATCAGCTCCGCCAGATCGCGGTGCTGCGCCTGCAAGGAGTGTTGACATGA
- the uraH gene encoding hydroxyisourate hydrolase, with protein MSYITTHVLDATAGRPASGIAVTLSAVATGEQIATGVTDADGRIADLGPDRLESGHYRVDFNTGDYFAARGQDTFYPQVSITFSVSADQAHYHVPLLLSPFAYSTYRGS; from the coding sequence ATGAGCTATATCACCACCCATGTGCTCGACGCGACCGCGGGCCGGCCCGCGTCCGGCATCGCCGTCACGCTGTCGGCCGTCGCGACCGGCGAGCAGATCGCCACCGGGGTCACCGACGCCGACGGGAGGATCGCGGATCTCGGCCCCGATCGCCTCGAATCGGGCCACTACCGGGTCGATTTCAACACAGGGGACTATTTCGCCGCCCGCGGTCAGGACACGTTCTATCCGCAGGTCTCGATCACGTTCAGCGTCAGCGCAGACCAGGCGCACTACCACGTGCCGCTGCTGCTCAGCCCGTTCGCCTACTCGACCTACCGCGGCAGCTGA
- the pucL gene encoding factor-independent urate hydroxylase: MSDIVLTANQFGKAENRVVRITRDTARHEIEDLNVTSQLRGDFEAAHTEGDNSHVVPTDTQKNTIFAFAKDGVGSPEAFLLRLGEHFTGEFDWVTGGRWAAEQYRWTRINDHDHAFYRSGPETRTAVLVRDGDTETMISGFYGLTVLKSTESGFVGYPKDKYTTLAETTDRILATDIATRWRYNTTDLDFNAVYDDVRSIILAKFTEGYSKALQHTLYQMGEAVIGAHPEIDEIKFSCPNKHHFVADLSFVGLENPNEVFFAADRPYGLIEATIARAGAPSAEAAWVGIAGFC, from the coding sequence ATGAGCGACATCGTCCTCACCGCCAATCAATTCGGCAAAGCCGAGAACCGGGTCGTCCGGATCACCCGGGACACCGCGCGACACGAGATCGAGGATCTCAACGTCACGTCCCAACTGCGTGGTGATTTCGAGGCCGCACACACCGAGGGCGACAATTCCCACGTCGTGCCGACCGACACGCAGAAGAACACGATCTTCGCGTTCGCGAAGGACGGGGTCGGCTCGCCCGAGGCCTTCCTGCTGCGCCTCGGTGAGCATTTCACCGGTGAGTTCGACTGGGTGACCGGCGGGCGCTGGGCCGCCGAGCAGTACCGCTGGACCCGCATCAACGACCACGATCACGCCTTCTACCGCAGCGGCCCGGAAACCCGCACCGCAGTGCTGGTCCGCGACGGCGACACCGAAACCATGATCAGCGGCTTCTACGGCCTGACCGTGCTGAAGTCCACCGAATCAGGCTTCGTCGGCTACCCCAAGGACAAGTACACGACGCTGGCCGAGACCACCGACCGCATCCTCGCCACCGACATCGCCACCCGCTGGCGGTACAACACCACCGACCTCGACTTCAATGCGGTGTACGACGACGTCCGCTCCATCATTCTCGCCAAATTCACCGAGGGGTACTCAAAAGCACTGCAGCACACGCTGTATCAGATGGGCGAAGCCGTGATCGGGGCACACCCCGAGATCGACGAGATCAAGTTCTCGTGCCCCAACAAGCACCACTTCGTCGCCGATCTGTCCTTCGTCGGCCTGGAAAACCCCAACGAGGTGTTCTTCGCGGCCGACCGTCCCTACGGCCTCATCGAGGCCACCATCGCCCGCGCCGGAGCTCCGTCCGCCGAGGCCGCCTGGGTAGGAATCGCCGGATTCTGCTGA
- a CDS encoding nucleobase:cation symporter-2 family protein, which yields MKLHRNRAADTGAAEVRPENVRPEDERLGIGRSFAYGAQHVLTMYGGIIAPPLIVGGAAGVPAAQLGVLVASCLFIGGLATILQSVGIPWFGSQLPLVQGTSFASVATLVAIVTQGGGLPAAFGSVMASAAIGLAITPFFSRIIRFFPPVVTGTVITTIGLSLMPVAANWAMGNNAKLPTYGSMENIALAGFTLLVVIVLSRSNVPAISRLSILFAIIVGTLVATAIGKADFSKVADGPIVAVPEPFFFGGPVFTLAGVVSMTIVVLVILTETTADILAVGEIVNTRVDRRRIGNGLRADMGASLISPIFNGFTQSAFAQNVGLVAITGVKSRFVVTAGGVILVVLGLLPVLGRVVAAVPYPVLGGAGLVLFGTVAASGIRTLARVNYQGNMNLVIVATSVGMGMIPIAAPEFWEHFPSWFQTIFHSGISSAAITAVLLNLFFNHIRFARQKPGSSVFAAADRFISFDEVQAYSKLREGDHIEGGRIVDADGKPLPVKQSDGKLVDVPICSGSAEH from the coding sequence ATGAAACTGCACCGCAACCGCGCGGCCGACACCGGCGCCGCCGAAGTCCGGCCCGAAAACGTCCGCCCGGAGGACGAGCGCCTCGGCATCGGACGCTCGTTCGCCTACGGCGCCCAGCATGTGCTCACGATGTACGGCGGCATCATCGCGCCGCCCCTGATCGTCGGTGGGGCCGCGGGAGTGCCGGCCGCCCAGCTCGGCGTGCTCGTTGCGAGCTGCCTGTTCATCGGTGGCCTTGCGACGATTCTGCAGTCGGTCGGCATCCCGTGGTTCGGGTCGCAGCTTCCCCTGGTCCAAGGCACGTCGTTCGCCAGCGTCGCGACCTTGGTGGCGATCGTGACGCAGGGCGGCGGGCTGCCCGCCGCGTTCGGTTCGGTCATGGCCTCCGCGGCGATCGGCCTGGCGATCACGCCCTTCTTCTCCCGGATCATCCGCTTCTTCCCTCCGGTGGTGACCGGCACGGTGATCACCACGATCGGGCTCAGCCTGATGCCGGTGGCGGCCAACTGGGCGATGGGCAACAACGCCAAGTTGCCGACATACGGATCGATGGAGAACATCGCGCTGGCGGGATTCACCCTGCTCGTGGTGATCGTCCTCAGCCGGTCCAATGTGCCTGCCATTTCCCGGCTTTCGATCCTGTTCGCGATAATCGTCGGTACCTTGGTCGCCACCGCGATCGGCAAGGCCGACTTCTCGAAGGTGGCCGACGGCCCGATCGTCGCCGTCCCGGAGCCGTTCTTCTTCGGCGGGCCCGTGTTCACGCTCGCCGGCGTGGTGTCGATGACCATCGTCGTGCTCGTCATCCTCACCGAGACCACCGCCGACATCCTGGCCGTCGGTGAAATCGTCAACACCCGGGTCGACCGGCGCCGCATCGGCAACGGGCTCAGGGCCGACATGGGCGCCTCACTGATATCGCCGATCTTCAACGGATTCACCCAGAGCGCGTTCGCCCAGAACGTCGGACTGGTCGCGATCACCGGGGTCAAGAGCCGGTTCGTGGTCACCGCGGGCGGCGTCATCCTCGTGGTGCTCGGACTGCTGCCGGTCCTCGGCCGCGTCGTGGCAGCCGTGCCCTACCCGGTGCTCGGAGGGGCGGGCCTGGTGCTGTTCGGCACCGTGGCGGCCTCCGGCATCCGAACCCTGGCCCGGGTCAACTACCAGGGCAACATGAACCTCGTCATAGTCGCGACATCGGTCGGCATGGGCATGATTCCCATTGCCGCGCCGGAGTTCTGGGAGCACTTCCCGTCTTGGTTCCAGACCATCTTCCACTCGGGCATCAGCTCCGCGGCGATCACGGCCGTGCTGCTCAACCTGTTCTTCAACCACATCAGGTTCGCTCGGCAGAAGCCCGGATCCTCGGTGTTCGCCGCAGCAGACCGCTTCATCTCCTTCGATGAGGTTCAGGCGTACAGCAAGCTGCGGGAAGGCGACCACATCGAGGGCGGCCGGATCGTCGATGCGGACGGCAAGCCGCTGCCGGTCAAGCAAAGCGACGGCAAGCTGGTCGATGTCCCGATCTGCTCGGGGTCGGCCGAGCACTGA
- a CDS encoding alpha/beta fold hydrolase, translating to MTVVLVHGNPETDAIWGPLVDALGRDDVVRLSPPGFGAPLPDGFPATFLAYRDWLEGELEKIDQPVDLVGHDWGGGHVMTVVMHRPELVRSWATDVIGVLDPDYVWHDMAQIWQTPDEGEQLVDTMLGGTVEDRAAQMAALGIPIDIATSIAAEQGPEMGRAILSLYRSARQPAMANAGRELEKARARPGLSLLATDDPYIGSDEIRYRAAERAGAGTEVLAGLGHWWMVQDPSRGAEALSRFWEQVG from the coding sequence ATGACCGTGGTTCTCGTGCATGGCAATCCGGAGACCGACGCGATCTGGGGTCCGCTGGTCGACGCGCTCGGGCGCGACGACGTGGTGCGCTTGTCGCCGCCGGGCTTCGGCGCCCCACTGCCCGACGGTTTCCCGGCGACCTTCCTCGCCTATCGCGACTGGCTGGAAGGTGAGTTGGAGAAGATCGATCAGCCGGTCGATCTCGTCGGACACGATTGGGGCGGTGGCCATGTGATGACCGTCGTCATGCACCGCCCTGAGCTCGTTCGCAGCTGGGCCACCGACGTGATCGGAGTGCTCGACCCTGATTACGTGTGGCACGACATGGCTCAGATATGGCAGACACCCGACGAAGGTGAGCAACTCGTCGACACCATGTTGGGTGGCACCGTCGAGGACCGGGCTGCGCAGATGGCCGCGCTGGGCATACCGATTGACATTGCGACATCGATCGCTGCCGAACAAGGCCCCGAGATGGGACGGGCGATCCTCTCGCTGTACCGCTCGGCTCGTCAACCCGCGATGGCGAACGCCGGGCGGGAGCTGGAGAAGGCGCGGGCCCGGCCAGGGCTTTCGTTGCTCGCCACCGACGATCCCTACATCGGTTCCGACGAGATCCGGTATCGCGCGGCGGAGCGGGCTGGAGCCGGCACCGAGGTGCTCGCCGGACTCGGGCATTGGTGGATGGTGCAGGATCCGTCGCGCGGCGCCGAGGCTCTGAGCCGCTTCTGGGAACAGGTCGGTTAG
- a CDS encoding TrpB-like pyridoxal phosphate-dependent enzyme, whose amino-acid sequence MTLHADAAHPDLVTVGVPSHWYNLAAELDQPIPPHLHPGTKEPVGPDDLVALFPSGLIAQEVSTEAYIAIPEVVRDIYSMWRPSPLIRTRRFEQALNTGARIYVKYEGVSPVGSHKTNSAVAQAYYNSIDGVRKLTTETGAGQWGSALAFAGAQFGLEIEVWQVRASYDSKPYRGHLIRTYGGTVHPSPSNLTESGRAILAKNPNTTGSLGMAVSEAVEVAAADPDTRYALGSVLNHVVLHQSVIGQEAVAQLGAVEPNGADVVFGCAGGGSNLAGLAFPFLREKIHGRSNPRVVAAEPAACPSITQGEYRYDHGDVAGLTPLLKMHTLGMDFVPDPIHAGGLRYHGMAPALSHTVELGLVEGVAISQHDAFTAGVQFARSQGIVPAPESTHAIAAAAAHVADDPAEQVVVIGLSGHGQLDLPAYAEFLDGKF is encoded by the coding sequence ATGACGCTGCACGCCGACGCTGCCCATCCGGATCTGGTGACCGTCGGGGTGCCGAGCCACTGGTACAACCTGGCCGCCGAACTTGATCAGCCGATCCCGCCGCACCTGCATCCGGGCACCAAGGAACCGGTCGGGCCCGACGACCTCGTGGCGCTCTTCCCGAGCGGTCTGATCGCACAGGAGGTGTCCACGGAGGCCTACATCGCGATCCCGGAGGTGGTGCGGGACATCTACTCGATGTGGCGGCCCTCGCCGTTGATCCGGACCCGACGGTTCGAGCAGGCGCTCAACACCGGCGCCCGCATCTACGTCAAGTACGAGGGCGTCAGCCCCGTCGGCAGCCACAAGACCAATTCAGCTGTGGCACAAGCTTATTACAACAGCATCGACGGGGTCCGGAAGCTGACCACCGAGACCGGAGCCGGCCAGTGGGGCAGCGCGCTGGCGTTCGCGGGAGCACAGTTCGGCCTCGAGATCGAGGTGTGGCAGGTCCGTGCGTCCTACGATTCGAAGCCGTACCGCGGACACCTGATCCGGACCTACGGCGGCACGGTGCACCCGAGCCCGTCGAACCTCACCGAGTCGGGCCGCGCGATCCTCGCCAAGAACCCGAACACCACCGGCAGTCTCGGGATGGCGGTGAGCGAGGCCGTCGAGGTGGCCGCCGCAGATCCCGACACCCGGTATGCGCTGGGCAGCGTGCTGAACCACGTGGTGCTGCACCAGAGCGTCATCGGCCAGGAGGCCGTCGCCCAACTCGGGGCCGTCGAACCGAACGGTGCCGACGTCGTATTCGGCTGTGCCGGTGGTGGTTCCAACCTGGCCGGGCTGGCGTTTCCGTTCCTGCGCGAGAAGATTCACGGCCGGTCGAACCCGCGGGTGGTGGCCGCCGAGCCGGCTGCCTGCCCGTCGATCACCCAGGGCGAGTACCGCTACGACCACGGCGATGTGGCAGGTCTGACGCCGCTGCTCAAGATGCACACACTCGGGATGGACTTCGTGCCCGACCCGATCCACGCCGGTGGGCTGCGCTATCACGGCATGGCGCCTGCGCTCAGCCACACCGTCGAACTCGGGCTGGTCGAGGGCGTCGCCATCTCGCAGCATGACGCGTTCACCGCCGGTGTGCAGTTCGCCCGGAGCCAGGGCATCGTGCCCGCACCCGAGTCGACCCACGCGATCGCCGCCGCGGCCGCGCACGTCGCCGACGATCCGGCCGAGCAGGTCGTGGTGATCGGCCTGTCGGGCCACGGCCAACTCGACCTGCCGGCGTACGCGGAGTTTCTCGACGGGAAGTTCTGA
- a CDS encoding serine/threonine-protein kinase, producing the protein MPFNSGDVFAGFTIQRLLGAGGMGEVYLAQHPRLPRLNALKILSTNATRDDEFRARFTREAELAATLWHPHIVGVHDRGEFDGRLWISMDYVEGTDAKHLVEQHPAGMPYQDVLEIVTAVAEALDFAHERRLLHRDVKPANILVTEPTASSRRRVLLTDFGIAREADDVSGITQTDMAVGTVAYVAPEQLVGRTLDGRADQYALAATAYQLLTGAPLFDDANRIVLAGHHLNTPPPPLSQRRPDLAHLDAAMAKALAKQPDKRYPRCMDFARALSGRLDQPTAPEPVAEPEPESTAPHPGPHTAPLEIPHRDDSEPASSPHTRRLAVLTVLGTARAVQKLPAGPDRDEEVWLFRVERYDSTGEAHTVVPVELRGNSITGELSDGDVVEVNGFWDDRTLFADAVVNHSASSRGRRRRDTFEVQPGKRSVWKSRSARIILLLAVIAVVVATSVFFITGGVGPSSSPAGPGPIVTPERATVFSPGGSPDHPDQAGLAIDGNPATAWPTDIYQDATPFPAFKEGVGLMLQLPEPTALSEVTVDVPSTGTEVQIRASDSADPSSLSDTTELTPNVPLRPGENTIEVENQTKTSNVLVWISKLGTLDGQSRTTVSDIELRAAG; encoded by the coding sequence ATGCCGTTCAATTCCGGTGACGTCTTCGCCGGCTTCACCATTCAGCGGCTGCTCGGTGCCGGTGGGATGGGAGAGGTCTACCTTGCCCAGCATCCGCGACTGCCGCGACTGAATGCGCTCAAGATCCTGTCGACCAATGCAACGCGGGATGACGAGTTCCGTGCCAGGTTCACCCGCGAGGCCGAGTTGGCCGCGACGTTGTGGCATCCACACATCGTCGGCGTGCACGACCGTGGCGAGTTCGACGGCCGGTTGTGGATCTCGATGGACTACGTGGAGGGCACCGATGCCAAGCACCTGGTCGAGCAGCATCCGGCAGGCATGCCGTACCAGGATGTTCTGGAGATCGTGACAGCCGTCGCCGAAGCCCTCGATTTCGCGCACGAACGGCGCCTGCTGCACCGAGACGTCAAACCGGCGAACATCCTGGTCACCGAGCCGACGGCGAGCTCGCGGCGCCGCGTTCTGCTGACCGATTTCGGCATCGCCCGGGAAGCCGACGACGTCAGCGGCATCACGCAGACCGACATGGCCGTCGGCACCGTCGCATACGTTGCGCCCGAGCAGCTCGTCGGCAGGACGCTCGACGGCCGGGCCGACCAGTACGCCCTTGCCGCCACGGCCTATCAGCTGCTGACCGGCGCACCCCTTTTCGACGACGCCAACCGCATCGTGCTGGCCGGACACCACCTCAACACACCGCCGCCCCCGCTGTCTCAGCGTCGTCCCGACCTCGCCCACCTCGACGCCGCCATGGCGAAGGCGTTGGCCAAACAGCCCGACAAGCGCTACCCGCGGTGCATGGACTTCGCGCGAGCCTTGAGCGGGCGCCTGGATCAGCCGACCGCGCCCGAGCCCGTTGCGGAGCCGGAACCCGAGTCGACCGCGCCCCATCCGGGTCCGCACACCGCCCCGCTGGAAATACCGCACCGCGACGATTCCGAGCCCGCCAGCTCACCGCATACCAGGCGATTGGCCGTGCTTACGGTGCTCGGAACGGCCCGCGCCGTGCAGAAGCTTCCAGCCGGACCCGACCGTGACGAGGAGGTGTGGCTCTTCCGCGTCGAGCGTTATGACTCGACGGGCGAGGCGCACACCGTCGTCCCGGTCGAGCTGCGCGGCAATTCCATCACGGGCGAACTCTCCGACGGGGATGTCGTGGAGGTCAACGGCTTCTGGGACGACCGAACGCTGTTCGCCGACGCGGTGGTCAACCACTCGGCGAGTTCACGTGGTCGCCGCCGTCGCGACACATTCGAGGTACAGCCCGGCAAGAGGTCCGTGTGGAAGTCGCGCTCGGCTCGCATCATCCTGTTGCTGGCCGTGATCGCCGTGGTCGTCGCGACGTCTGTCTTCTTCATCACCGGAGGTGTCGGCCCCTCTTCGTCGCCCGCCGGTCCGGGGCCGATCGTGACGCCGGAGCGTGCGACGGTGTTCTCCCCCGGCGGATCACCCGACCACCCGGATCAGGCGGGGCTGGCCATCGACGGAAACCCGGCCACGGCGTGGCCCACCGACATCTACCAGGACGCCACGCCGTTCCCCGCCTTCAAGGAAGGCGTCGGTCTGATGCTGCAGTTGCCTGAGCCGACCGCGTTGAGCGAGGTCACGGTCGACGTACCCAGTACGGGAACAGAGGTGCAGATCCGGGCGTCCGACAGTGCTGATCCGAGCAGCCTGTCCGATACGACCGAGCTGACCCCGAACGTGCCGCTGCGGCCCGGGGAGAACACCATCGAGGTCGAGAACCAGACGAAGACCTCGAACGTGTTGGTGTGGATCTCGAAGTTGGGCACGCTCGACGGGCAAAGCCGCACAACCGTCTCCGATATCGAACTCCGGGCCGCGGGCTGA
- a CDS encoding TA system antitoxin ParD family protein, whose amino-acid sequence MTDTADRVTRFAADLMDSAAAEGARQSRSAKQQLDHWARVGRAVSSRQSAARRKVEAALAGDTPLRDLTIEEGVVFNAEISAAIEENLARADYGTTLAARGVTTVALDDNGEIVQYRPDGSTTVLVPQR is encoded by the coding sequence ATGACTGACACCGCAGACCGCGTGACTCGGTTCGCCGCTGATCTGATGGACAGCGCTGCCGCGGAAGGCGCGCGCCAGAGCCGCTCGGCCAAGCAGCAGCTCGACCACTGGGCGCGTGTCGGACGGGCCGTGTCAAGCCGGCAGAGCGCCGCACGCCGCAAGGTCGAGGCGGCCTTGGCGGGCGACACCCCGTTGCGTGATCTGACCATCGAGGAGGGCGTCGTGTTCAACGCCGAGATCTCCGCGGCCATCGAGGAGAACCTGGCGCGCGCCGATTACGGCACGACACTGGCCGCCCGTGGGGTCACCACCGTCGCGCTCGACGACAACGGCGAGATCGTGCAGTACCGCCCTGATGGCAGCACCACGGTGTTGGTGCCTCAGCGGTGA
- a CDS encoding zeta toxin family protein encodes MKRLDLVVGSNGAGKSTFVELTLGPLLPNSPFVNADEIAKRRWPEDPATHSYEAARIAAQTRARLIERGDSFIAETVFSHPSKLDLIDTANAAGYSVILHVVMIPEDLAVLRVRHRVEAGGHDVPEAKIRERYQRLWPLVAAAAARSESAAFYDNSTTKGPRIVAQVTGGFVVGSPAWPNWTPAALVSTWPG; translated from the coding sequence GTGAAGCGGCTCGACCTCGTCGTCGGATCCAACGGCGCGGGCAAGTCGACGTTCGTCGAACTCACGCTCGGGCCCCTGTTGCCCAACAGTCCTTTCGTCAACGCCGACGAGATCGCCAAGCGCCGCTGGCCCGAGGATCCCGCCACCCACTCTTATGAGGCCGCACGTATCGCGGCGCAAACCCGGGCCAGGCTCATCGAGCGGGGCGATTCGTTCATCGCCGAAACCGTGTTCTCCCACCCGTCCAAACTGGACCTGATCGACACCGCGAACGCGGCCGGCTACAGCGTCATCCTGCACGTCGTGATGATCCCGGAGGATCTCGCGGTGCTGCGCGTGCGACACCGCGTCGAGGCAGGTGGTCACGATGTGCCCGAAGCGAAGATTCGTGAACGCTACCAACGGCTCTGGCCGCTCGTCGCCGCCGCGGCGGCGCGCTCGGAATCGGCGGCGTTCTACGACAACAGCACCACTAAGGGCCCCCGCATCGTGGCTCAGGTCACGGGCGGTTTCGTTGTGGGGTCACCGGCCTGGCCGAATTGGACACCGGCCGCGCTGGTGTCGACGTGGCCAGGGTAG
- a CDS encoding purine-cytosine permease family protein, with product MTDDHAPASLRAIERRTIDVIPDAERHGNSRSQFTLWFGANMQITAIVDGALAVVFGADALWAIVGLLIGNILGGIVMALHSAQGPRLGLPQMISSRAQFGVYGAALPLIMVVLMYLGFAATGSVLAGQAVNSMLDLGQSSLGIIIFGLLTVIVAVTGYRLIHVVGRVATVIAIVGFSYLAIRLFTQYDVAAVVGVKPFSPVTFLLAIALGAGWQLTFGPYVADYSRYLPRSTSGRATFWSTFAGSVIGSQWSMTFGALVAAVAGDAFLDDQVGFVGRLAGPAALSVLIYLVIVVGKLTVNCLNAYGGFMAILTTISAFNGQTRIAPAVRAAYIVGFTAVSVLIGVAASADFLDNFKNFVLVLLMVFTPWSAINLTDYYLISRENVDIPALYDPAGRYGTWNLPALGCYILGIVAQIPFLAQKLYTGPVTKILGGADISWIVGLAVTAVAYYAVSRGRTNVPTAMIYPGHVDTSAAGVQFGQAGDPTTKPPVT from the coding sequence ATGACAGACGACCATGCACCCGCATCCCTGCGCGCCATCGAACGCCGCACCATCGATGTCATCCCGGACGCAGAGCGCCACGGCAACTCACGCAGCCAATTCACCCTGTGGTTCGGCGCGAACATGCAGATCACCGCGATCGTCGACGGCGCGCTCGCAGTCGTGTTCGGTGCGGACGCCCTGTGGGCGATCGTCGGTCTGCTGATCGGCAACATCCTGGGTGGCATCGTGATGGCGCTGCACTCTGCGCAAGGCCCGCGTCTCGGCCTGCCCCAGATGATCTCCAGCCGAGCGCAATTCGGTGTCTACGGGGCCGCGCTGCCACTGATCATGGTGGTGCTCATGTACCTGGGCTTCGCGGCGACTGGCAGCGTGCTGGCTGGGCAGGCCGTGAACTCGATGCTCGATCTGGGCCAATCGTCGTTGGGCATCATCATCTTCGGTCTGCTGACCGTCATCGTCGCGGTCACCGGATACCGGTTGATCCACGTCGTCGGGCGGGTGGCAACCGTGATCGCCATCGTCGGGTTCAGCTACCTGGCCATCCGGTTGTTCACGCAATACGACGTGGCCGCGGTTGTCGGCGTCAAACCGTTCAGCCCGGTCACCTTCCTGCTGGCGATCGCCCTGGGCGCCGGGTGGCAGCTCACCTTCGGTCCGTACGTCGCGGATTACTCGCGCTACCTGCCGCGCAGCACCAGCGGTCGCGCCACCTTCTGGTCCACGTTCGCGGGCTCGGTGATCGGATCGCAGTGGTCGATGACGTTCGGGGCTCTGGTTGCCGCGGTCGCCGGTGACGCCTTCCTGGACGACCAAGTCGGATTCGTCGGCCGGCTTGCGGGCCCTGCGGCCCTGTCAGTGCTGATCTATCTGGTGATCGTGGTCGGCAAGCTTACGGTCAACTGCCTCAACGCCTATGGCGGTTTCATGGCGATTCTGACCACCATCAGCGCCTTCAACGGTCAGACCCGCATCGCGCCTGCCGTACGCGCCGCCTACATCGTCGGCTTCACAGCGGTGTCGGTGCTGATCGGGGTGGCGGCGAGCGCCGATTTCCTGGACAACTTCAAGAACTTCGTCCTCGTACTGCTGATGGTCTTCACGCCGTGGAGCGCCATCAACCTCACCGACTACTACCTGATCTCCCGAGAGAACGTCGACATCCCGGCCCTCTACGACCCCGCCGGCCGGTACGGCACGTGGAACCTGCCGGCACTCGGCTGCTACATCCTGGGCATTGTTGCGCAGATTCCGTTCTTGGCGCAGAAGCTCTACACGGGGCCGGTCACGAAAATCCTGGGCGGAGCGGATATTTCGTGGATCGTGGGACTCGCCGTCACAGCGGTCGCCTATTACGCGGTGTCCCGGGGACGCACCAACGTGCCCACGGCGATGATCTACCCTGGCCACGTCGACACCAGCGCGGCCGGTGTCCAATTCGGCCAGGCCGGTGACCCCACAACGAAACCGCCCGTGACCTGA